Below is a window of Candidatus Trichorickettsia mobilis DNA.
AATGGAATTTTTATAAATATTTAGTCAATAAAAACGGCGAATTAGTAAATTGGTTTGCGCCTTTTACCTCCTCGACTTCTCAAAAACTACAAAATATAATAGAAGTCCAATTATCATGAGTATGTCGCATATATTTCAAGAATTTGATAGCAATATAGTAATCCTAGGCAGTGGGTTTAGTGGAATGTTGACTGCACTATCACTGGCTAGAGCTGGCTTTTCTACTATTATTCTTGAGAGCATGGCTTGTGATGATAGTAAATTCTTACATGACGTGCGAACCACAGCTTTAACTGCTGAATCTAAATATTTTTTAATACAATTAGGCTTATGGTCATTGATAGATAAGATAGCAAGCCCAATCTTAGACGTTTATGTAGTAGACAATAAATCACCAAAAATGCTGCATTTTGCTCAAGATTTAATAAATATAGAAGCTCTAGGATATATCGTTAAAAACTCTGAGTTTAAAAAAATATTGCTAGAAACAATACAAAATAATCCACTAATAACTTTAATTGATAAATGTAGTGACTATAATATTCACAGCCAAGAATCAGGCAATAACATATATTTAGCTGATGGTACTTTTATAAGTTGCCAGCTATTAATATTATGTAATGGCAGAGGATCAAAAATACATGCTTCTTATTTTTCAACAGAAATCTCCAAGCATTATTTACAAAACGCTCTCACTTTTAACGTATGGCATCAACAGTTGCATGAAGGCACTGCAGTTGAACATTTTTTGCCTTCAGGACCTTTTGCCATATTACCATTGAAAGGAGGAAACCATTCTTCAATAGTATGGACCTTACCTAAAAACTATGCTGCTTTATTACAAAATCTTCCTGCTGACGAATTTGAATATATGGTACAAAGAAATTTCGGTGACTTTTTGGGAGCATTAAAAATAGATAGTGAAATAGCTAATTTTCCTTTGCGTGCTTACCTGTCAAAAAAATATTATCATAATCGTATAGCACTTGTAGCTGATAGTGCTCATATTATTCATCCATTAGCAGGACAGGGATTGAACCAAGGAATTAAGGATATACAAGTATTAACCGATCTAATTAACTCTAAAAATATTGATCAAGAAATGTTAGCTGAATACCAAGAACTAAGACAAACTGATAATAAACTAATGTATTTAATTACCGATAATATTAATCGTATTTTTTCTAATAATGTACCATCGCTTAAATTTTTAAGACGTGCCGCACTACTGGCAGCAGAGCATATATCGTTTGTTAAAGTAGAATTATTAAAATATGCAATGGGTAGAAGGTAATTGATTTTTTTAAAGTTTAGAACACACCTCACAGAGTCTAAGATTATAAAATACGATAATAATTAATTAGTTCTTCTTGACTTATCCACTAAGAATATTATAGAATATCTGAGTAATGTTTACATCTACCATCTTAGATCCTAAATTATTTATATGACCCAACCATACTGTTCAACATTCGGATTTTATCGATTTAGATATCATCGATACGTAAGATTTTTTATTTTTGGGCACACGCTCAAAACTTTACTAAATATATTATCACCGAATAGGAGCATTTTATGGAACAGCATATTAATAATAAAGCAGCAGGTATCATCACCCAAATAATTGACCACAAGTTACAGTTATTCTCCATTAATATTAACCACCTGTATCTATTACTTATCTCAATAATTTTAGCCTACGTCAACCCAGTATTCGCCAAACCTAACAAACCTCAAACGGTAATTGCAATCACTGAAATTGTCCAGCATTCTGCGCTTGAAGAAGCTAAAGTTGGAATTATAGATATTTTAAAAGAATCTGGATATATTGAGGGAGAAAATTTAAAAATAATTCAACAAAATGCTCAAGGCAGTATTGCTAATGCGAGCTTAATTGCTAAAAACTTTATTCACCTTAATCCAGATGCAATTGTTGCTATTTCTACTCCTTCAGCACAGTCTGTACTAAATGTAGCCAAAAATACAAAAATTCCGATTATATTTTCTACAGTTACAGATCCAGTGGCTGCAGGACTGGTTCATGATTTATCAATAGCAGAAGATCGTATTACCGGATCCATGGATTATCCACCAATCCCAGAAGTCGTGGCACTAATCAAAGCGCTAATGCCTAATATCAAAACTCTTGGTATTTTATATAATACTGGGGAGGCTAATTCGGTCAAGACGGCAGGATTGCTGAAAGCTGCTGTAGATAATCAATGGCAAATTATTGAATCGACTACTCCTAATTCAGCTCAAGTAAGCCAGGCCTTATATCGGCTTGTAGGTAAGGTTGACGCAGTATATCTTCCTTCAGATAATACTGTATTTGCTAGTATGCCTACAATAGTACAAATTGCTCGCAAGCATAAACTGCCGCTTTTTGCTAATGAGCCTACTGGAGTTAAGCAAGGAGTATTAGCTTGTATTGGTTATACTCAATATGCTGTTGGCAGGACAGCAGGAAAACTTTTATTAAAAATGTTAGACGGAGAGACCAAGCTTAAAGTTGAAAAACCGGAACAAACTGAAATTTTTATTAACAAAACCTCTGCAGAGATTATAGGTATTACTATACCTGAAAAGATGTTGGGGCATAAAGTTCAGATAGTAGAGTAAAGATATACTTGTCTATCCATTTTATATAGTTCATTGAACACTCTCATCTATTATACTTTTAGAAATATTAAAGAGTACTATTATGTTAACTATACTATTTTTATTTAAGCGGCTAAGGAAGAGCATTACGCTTTTCCTAACTTGCATAATATTTATAACTTCATTATTTATTCAAACTGCTGTTGCTAGTAGTAAGATTTTGATAACAATAAACCAATTTGTTAATCATCCTGCACTCGATGACGCCAAATTTGGCATTGAAGCAGCATTAAAAGATAGATTATTACTGCCGGAACGCGTAGAAATCAAATTCGGTAGTGCTCAAGGAAATATAGCTAATGCTGTTCAGATTGCTCAATATCATGCTTCGCTGGATCCAGCCTTTATGGTAGCTATAGCTACCCCATCAGCTCAAGCTAGTCTTAGAGCCCGCAATAATTCTACTTTAGCATTTTTAGCAGTGACTGATCCAATAGCTGCAGGGTTTGAACATATTAATAATATAATAGGTGTCAGTGATGCTCCAGACATCTCTCGACTTTTAGATATAGCTAAAGAATTATTAAAATTTCAAACTATCGGTGTTATTTTTAATCCTGGTGAATCTAATTCTGTCCAAACTGTTGAAATGCTAAAAAAACTTGCGGCTACTAGTGGCATTAAAGTGCAACAAGTAGCAATCAATTCTTCTGCTGATGTTAAGGTAGCGACACAAAAGCTTATTGGTCAGGTAGAATTGATTTATTTACCAAAAGATAATTTAGTAGTTTCAGCTTTAGATAACCTAATTCAAGTTACCAGTAAAGCAAAAGTTCCAGTAATAGCCAACGATCCAAGTTTAATGACCAAGGGTTTATTATTGGCATATGGTTGTGATTATTTTGAAAGTGGTAAACAATTAGGTAATATGATTGCTGATCTTGTTGAAGGCA
It encodes the following:
- a CDS encoding FAD-dependent monooxygenase — its product is MSHIFQEFDSNIVILGSGFSGMLTALSLARAGFSTIILESMACDDSKFLHDVRTTALTAESKYFLIQLGLWSLIDKIASPILDVYVVDNKSPKMLHFAQDLINIEALGYIVKNSEFKKILLETIQNNPLITLIDKCSDYNIHSQESGNNIYLADGTFISCQLLILCNGRGSKIHASYFSTEISKHYLQNALTFNVWHQQLHEGTAVEHFLPSGPFAILPLKGGNHSSIVWTLPKNYAALLQNLPADEFEYMVQRNFGDFLGALKIDSEIANFPLRAYLSKKYYHNRIALVADSAHIIHPLAGQGLNQGIKDIQVLTDLINSKNIDQEMLAEYQELRQTDNKLMYLITDNINRIFSNNVPSLKFLRRAALLAAEHISFVKVELLKYAMGRR
- a CDS encoding ABC transporter substrate-binding protein, translated to MEQHINNKAAGIITQIIDHKLQLFSININHLYLLLISIILAYVNPVFAKPNKPQTVIAITEIVQHSALEEAKVGIIDILKESGYIEGENLKIIQQNAQGSIANASLIAKNFIHLNPDAIVAISTPSAQSVLNVAKNTKIPIIFSTVTDPVAAGLVHDLSIAEDRITGSMDYPPIPEVVALIKALMPNIKTLGILYNTGEANSVKTAGLLKAAVDNQWQIIESTTPNSAQVSQALYRLVGKVDAVYLPSDNTVFASMPTIVQIARKHKLPLFANEPTGVKQGVLACIGYTQYAVGRTAGKLLLKMLDGETKLKVEKPEQTEIFINKTSAEIIGITIPEKMLGHKVQIVE
- a CDS encoding ABC transporter substrate-binding protein, with amino-acid sequence MLTILFLFKRLRKSITLFLTCIIFITSLFIQTAVASSKILITINQFVNHPALDDAKFGIEAALKDRLLLPERVEIKFGSAQGNIANAVQIAQYHASLDPAFMVAIATPSAQASLRARNNSTLAFLAVTDPIAAGFEHINNIIGVSDAPDISRLLDIAKELLKFQTIGVIFNPGESNSVQTVEMLKKLAATSGIKVQQVAINSSADVKVATQKLIGQVELIYLPKDNLVVSALDNLIQVTSKAKVPVIANDPSLMTKGLLLAYGCDYFESGKQLGNMIADLVEGKELATKIQSAKINKLQINHKVAAALNIHIPKELELQETP